One stretch of Streptomyces sp. R21 DNA includes these proteins:
- the speB gene encoding agmatinase, producing the protein MTSNETPRGPVDSSRVPRYAGPATFARLPRLDEVGTADVAVVGVPFDSGVSYRPGARFGGNAIREASRLLRPYNPAQDASPFALAQVADAGDIAANPFNINEAVETVEAAADELLGTGARLMTLGGDHTIALPLLRSVAKKHGPVALLHFDAHLDTWDTYFGAEYTHGTPFRRAVEEGILDTSALSHVGTRGPLYGKQDLTDDEKMGFGIVTSADIYRRGADEVADQLRQRIGDRPLYISIDIDCLDPAHAPGTGTPEAGGMTSRELLEILRGLASCNLVSADVVEVAPAYDHAEITAVAASHTAYELTTIMSRQIAEARAK; encoded by the coding sequence ATGACCAGTAACGAGACGCCCCGCGGCCCCGTCGACTCGTCCCGCGTCCCGCGGTACGCCGGCCCCGCGACCTTCGCCCGGCTGCCCCGCCTCGACGAGGTCGGCACCGCCGACGTCGCGGTCGTGGGCGTGCCGTTCGACTCCGGCGTCTCCTACCGGCCGGGGGCGCGCTTCGGCGGCAACGCGATCCGGGAGGCCTCGCGGCTCCTGCGCCCCTACAACCCGGCGCAGGACGCCTCCCCGTTCGCGCTCGCCCAGGTCGCCGACGCCGGTGACATCGCGGCGAACCCGTTCAACATCAACGAAGCCGTCGAGACGGTCGAGGCCGCCGCCGACGAACTCCTCGGCACCGGCGCCCGGTTGATGACCCTCGGCGGCGACCACACCATCGCGCTCCCGCTGCTGCGCTCGGTCGCGAAGAAGCACGGCCCGGTCGCGCTGCTCCACTTCGACGCCCACCTCGACACCTGGGACACGTACTTCGGCGCCGAGTACACGCACGGCACGCCGTTCCGCCGCGCCGTCGAGGAGGGCATCCTCGACACCTCCGCGCTCTCCCACGTCGGCACCCGCGGCCCGCTGTACGGCAAGCAGGACCTCACCGACGACGAGAAGATGGGCTTCGGCATCGTCACCTCGGCGGACATCTACCGCCGCGGCGCCGACGAGGTCGCCGACCAGCTCCGCCAGCGCATCGGCGACCGCCCGCTGTACATCTCCATCGACATCGACTGCCTCGACCCGGCGCACGCGCCCGGCACCGGCACCCCCGAGGCGGGCGGCATGACCTCCCGCGAACTCCTGGAGATCCTGCGCGGGCTGGCGTCCTGCAACCTGGTCTCCGCCGATGTCGTCGAGGTCGCCCCGGCGTACGACCACGCCGAGATCACCGCGGTGGCGGCCTCCCACACCGCCTACGAACTGACCACGATCATGTCCCGCCAGATTGCAGAGGCTCGCGCGAAGTGA
- a CDS encoding thiamine pyrophosphate-binding protein, with translation MTHDHDLVLRPTAAQTSAALNPPPGRNGGDLVVETLAGLGATTVFGLPGQHALGMFDALRRSDLTYIGLRVENNAGFAADAYGRITGEAAPLLLSTGPGALTSLAALQEAAAASAPVLAISSQIPTAGLGGGRHGYLHELPDQQASFRGVVKSVHTVRAQSQIPSAIAAAWESALTAPHGPVWVEIPQDVLLAETHLPVVTAMDATPEDVVPRPELTAVAAELLSKAARPAIIAGGGVVRADASGKLKSLAERLQAPVVTTFGGKGAFPWEHPLSLQSWLEDRHTTDFLEDADVLLVVGSGLGELSSNYHTFKPRGRVIQIEADLGKLESNHPALGIHADARLALQALLETVDAREDETAADRVHAVLSQVRERIAAQELTLEQDVLASVRRALPSNSPSFWDMTILAYWAWSAFDARGSNTMHSAQGAGGLGYGFPAALGAAAADPTRPVLAVSGDGGALYSIAELATARQYDLNVTWLIVDDGGYGILREYMTDTFGQATATELARPDFVALAESFGVPGIRTTPETLGEDLSKALAAPGPSVVVLPALLRMFAPTHLD, from the coding sequence GTGACTCACGACCACGACCTGGTACTCCGCCCGACGGCCGCGCAGACATCAGCCGCCCTCAATCCGCCCCCTGGGCGCAACGGCGGAGACCTGGTCGTGGAGACGCTGGCCGGTCTCGGCGCGACGACCGTCTTCGGGCTGCCCGGCCAGCACGCGCTGGGCATGTTCGACGCGCTGCGCCGCTCGGACCTGACGTACATCGGCCTGCGGGTCGAGAACAACGCGGGGTTCGCGGCGGACGCGTACGGCCGGATCACCGGTGAGGCCGCGCCGCTGCTGCTCTCGACCGGCCCGGGCGCGCTGACCTCGCTCGCCGCACTCCAGGAGGCGGCGGCGGCCTCGGCCCCGGTGCTGGCGATCAGCAGCCAGATCCCCACCGCCGGACTGGGCGGCGGCCGCCACGGCTATCTGCACGAACTCCCGGACCAGCAGGCCTCGTTCAGGGGTGTGGTCAAGTCGGTCCACACGGTCCGTGCGCAGTCGCAGATCCCGTCCGCGATCGCGGCGGCCTGGGAGTCGGCGCTGACGGCACCGCACGGACCGGTCTGGGTGGAGATCCCGCAGGACGTCCTGCTCGCCGAGACGCACCTGCCCGTTGTCACGGCGATGGACGCGACACCGGAGGACGTGGTCCCGCGCCCCGAACTGACCGCCGTGGCCGCCGAGTTGCTCTCCAAGGCGGCCCGTCCGGCGATCATCGCGGGCGGCGGTGTCGTACGCGCGGACGCGTCCGGCAAGCTGAAGTCACTGGCGGAGAGGCTTCAGGCCCCCGTCGTCACCACCTTCGGCGGCAAGGGCGCCTTCCCCTGGGAGCACCCTCTCTCCCTCCAGTCCTGGCTGGAGGACCGTCACACGACGGACTTCCTGGAGGACGCGGACGTCCTTCTGGTCGTCGGCTCGGGTCTCGGTGAACTCTCCTCCAACTACCACACGTTCAAGCCCCGCGGCCGGGTCATCCAGATCGAGGCGGACCTCGGCAAGCTGGAGTCCAACCACCCGGCCCTGGGCATCCACGCGGACGCCCGCCTCGCGCTCCAGGCGCTGCTGGAGACGGTGGACGCCCGCGAGGACGAGACGGCCGCGGACCGCGTCCATGCGGTGCTGTCCCAGGTGCGCGAGCGCATCGCCGCCCAGGAACTCACCCTGGAACAGGACGTGTTGGCGTCCGTCCGCCGCGCCCTCCCGTCGAACTCCCCGTCCTTCTGGGACATGACGATCCTCGCCTACTGGGCCTGGTCGGCCTTCGACGCGCGCGGCAGCAACACCATGCACTCGGCGCAGGGCGCGGGCGGCCTCGGCTACGGCTTCCCGGCGGCGCTCGGCGCGGCGGCGGCCGACCCCACCCGGCCCGTCCTCGCGGTCTCCGGCGACGGCGGCGCGCTGTACTCGATCGCCGAGCTGGCGACGGCCCGGCAGTACGACCTGAACGTCACCTGGCTGATCGTCGACGACGGCGGCTACGGCATCCTGCGCGAGTACATGACCGACACCTTCGGCCAGGCCACCGCGACGGAACTGGCCCGCCCGGACTTCGTGGCCCTCGCCGAGTCCTTCGGCGTCCCGGGCATCCGCACCACCCCGGAAACCCTGGGGGAGGACCTGTCGAAGGCCCTGGCCGCCCCGGGTCCTTCGGTGGTCGTGCTCCCGGCGCTGCTGCGGATGTTCGCGCCGACACATCTGGACTGA
- a CDS encoding endonuclease I family protein, with product MPVRSIRRWKSVALTVSAVLVGLATPALTATPAAATTTSYDSTYYKNAIGKTGTSLKSSLHTIISSQTKISYSAVWNALKVTDQDPNNSSNVILLYSGVSRSKSLNGGDVGDWNREHTWAKSHGDFGEVTGPGTDLHHLRPCDVTVNSTRGNLDFDNGGSAVTNGGGSTVDSDSFAPRAADRGDVARMILYMAVRYEGDDGFADLEPNEKVGNGSDPFMGKLSVLKAWNEADPPSAFEENRNQVIYDTYQHNRNPFIDHPEWVEAIW from the coding sequence ATGCCCGTGAGATCCATACGGCGCTGGAAGTCGGTGGCGCTGACCGTCTCGGCCGTGCTCGTCGGCCTCGCCACCCCGGCGCTGACCGCGACCCCCGCCGCGGCCACGACGACCTCGTACGACTCGACGTACTACAAGAACGCGATCGGCAAGACCGGCACGAGCCTGAAGTCCTCGCTGCACACGATCATCAGCAGCCAGACCAAGATCTCGTACTCCGCCGTCTGGAACGCGCTCAAGGTCACCGACCAGGACCCGAACAACAGCAGCAACGTGATCCTGCTGTACAGCGGCGTCTCGCGCAGCAAGTCCCTCAACGGGGGCGACGTCGGCGACTGGAACCGCGAGCACACCTGGGCCAAGTCCCACGGCGACTTCGGCGAGGTCACCGGTCCCGGCACCGACCTGCACCACCTGCGCCCCTGCGACGTGACGGTCAACAGCACCCGGGGCAACCTGGACTTCGACAACGGCGGCAGCGCGGTCACCAACGGCGGCGGCAGCACCGTCGACTCCGACTCCTTCGCGCCGCGCGCCGCGGACCGGGGCGACGTGGCCCGCATGATCCTCTACATGGCCGTGCGCTACGAGGGTGACGACGGCTTCGCCGACCTGGAGCCCAACGAGAAGGTCGGCAACGGCTCCGACCCCTTCATGGGCAAGCTCTCCGTCCTCAAGGCGTGGAACGAGGCAGACCCGCCGAGCGCCTTCGAGGAGAACCGCAACCAGGTCATCTACGACACCTACCAGCACAACCGCAACCCGTTCATCGACCACCCGGAGTGGGTGGAAGCGATCTGGTAG
- a CDS encoding ArnT family glycosyltransferase, whose amino-acid sequence MTSATDPHPRASATPDLPPPAAATEAPPDKAPRWSLPALIAILVLAAVLYSWNLSGSSLNTFYSSAVFSGTQSWKAWFFGSIDAGNFLTVDKPPLALMVMGLSCRILGFGTWQMMAPMVVAALGTIWILHSSVKRVFGHAAATVAALVLALTPITVAINRDNNPDTLLLLLMVGAAALGLRATRDGKLLPLLGSAVCFGLAFNTKMLQGYIALPAVFAVYLYASRLPLVKRLVNLLLAAVALAVSSFWWATAVSLVPADDRPYIGGSEDGSAWNLIMGYNGLGRVLGGEGNGGGGGGGGGGFSGTAGLGRMFNEILGGQISWLIPFAGIALVGGLVLRGRAPRTDLTRAALVLWGGWTLLHYLTFAMAEGTMHPYYTTALAPGIAALCGAGGVMLLRAFRADKRWVWVLPVALAATGVWSVVLLRRSSDWNSWLWPTIAVVMALAITGLLVFRSGSSGNRARLLAASVAAAVVAAVAGPAAYAASEISASGGGGMGGTNPTAGPTTGGGMGGPGGGGGMGGFGGGNAGGPGNGEAPGGGQQGNQQGGQAGSAPGGGAPSGAPGGGTGGEMPNGGGMGTPPNGTSGDAGTGGRPGGMGGGGMGGGGGMGGGASTELIAYLKKHQDGAKWLLAVSNSQSAAQLVLASKQPVISMWGFTGSDKAMTVAKLKELVKKGELHYIQLGGGMGGGGGMGGGNSVSSEVTTWVQKHGTAVKESAYGASTASGSGSGSASTSTSTSDSQSSQSSNTSTIYRLDASDVS is encoded by the coding sequence GTGACATCTGCCACCGACCCACACCCCCGCGCCTCCGCGACCCCCGACCTCCCGCCCCCGGCGGCGGCCACCGAGGCGCCGCCGGACAAGGCCCCGCGCTGGTCGCTGCCCGCACTGATCGCGATCCTCGTGCTCGCGGCGGTGCTGTACTCCTGGAACCTGTCCGGCTCCAGCCTGAACACCTTCTACAGCTCCGCCGTGTTCAGCGGCACGCAGAGCTGGAAGGCCTGGTTCTTCGGCTCGATCGACGCGGGCAACTTCCTGACCGTCGACAAACCGCCACTCGCCCTCATGGTCATGGGCCTGTCGTGCCGGATCCTCGGCTTCGGCACCTGGCAGATGATGGCTCCCATGGTCGTCGCCGCGCTCGGCACGATCTGGATCCTGCACTCCTCCGTGAAGCGGGTCTTCGGGCACGCGGCGGCCACCGTGGCCGCGCTGGTCCTCGCGCTCACCCCGATCACGGTCGCCATCAACCGCGACAACAACCCCGACACCCTGCTCCTGCTGCTGATGGTGGGCGCCGCGGCACTCGGGCTGCGGGCGACGCGGGACGGAAAACTGCTGCCGCTGCTCGGCTCGGCGGTCTGCTTCGGGCTCGCCTTCAACACGAAGATGCTCCAGGGCTACATCGCGCTGCCCGCCGTGTTCGCGGTCTACCTGTACGCGTCCCGCCTCCCCCTGGTGAAGCGGCTCGTGAACCTGCTGCTCGCGGCCGTGGCGCTGGCGGTCTCCAGCTTCTGGTGGGCCACAGCCGTCTCCCTGGTGCCGGCCGACGACCGGCCGTACATCGGCGGCTCGGAGGACGGCAGCGCCTGGAACCTGATCATGGGCTACAACGGCCTCGGCCGGGTCCTCGGCGGCGAGGGCAACGGCGGAGGCGGTGGGGGCGGAGGCGGCGGCTTCTCCGGGACCGCGGGCCTCGGCCGGATGTTCAACGAGATCCTCGGCGGCCAGATCTCCTGGCTGATCCCCTTCGCGGGCATCGCGCTCGTCGGCGGTCTGGTGCTGCGTGGCCGCGCCCCGCGCACCGACCTCACGCGCGCCGCGCTGGTGCTGTGGGGCGGCTGGACACTGCTGCACTACCTGACCTTCGCGATGGCCGAGGGCACGATGCACCCCTACTACACGACCGCGCTCGCCCCCGGCATCGCGGCGCTGTGCGGAGCGGGCGGCGTCATGCTGCTGCGCGCCTTCCGCGCCGACAAGCGGTGGGTGTGGGTGCTGCCTGTCGCACTCGCAGCCACCGGTGTCTGGTCCGTCGTCCTGCTGCGCCGCTCCTCCGACTGGAACAGCTGGCTGTGGCCGACGATCGCCGTGGTCATGGCGCTCGCGATCACGGGGCTGCTCGTCTTCCGCTCCGGGAGCTCCGGGAACCGGGCGCGGCTGCTCGCGGCCTCCGTGGCCGCCGCGGTCGTCGCGGCGGTCGCCGGTCCCGCCGCGTACGCCGCGTCGGAGATCTCGGCGTCGGGCGGCGGCGGCATGGGCGGCACGAACCCGACCGCCGGGCCCACCACCGGCGGCGGCATGGGCGGGCCCGGCGGGGGCGGCGGCATGGGCGGCTTCGGCGGCGGGAACGCCGGCGGACCCGGAAACGGCGAGGCGCCCGGCGGTGGCCAGCAGGGCAACCAGCAGGGTGGCCAGGCGGGTTCGGCTCCCGGCGGCGGTGCACCCTCCGGTGCGCCGGGCGGCGGCACGGGCGGCGAGATGCCGAACGGCGGCGGCATGGGTACGCCCCCGAACGGGACCAGCGGCGACGCGGGCACCGGCGGCCGGCCCGGCGGCATGGGCGGCGGCGGTATGGGTGGTGGAGGCGGCATGGGCGGCGGTGCGAGCACCGAGCTGATCGCCTATCTGAAGAAGCACCAGGACGGCGCCAAGTGGCTGCTGGCGGTGTCCAATTCACAGTCCGCCGCGCAGCTCGTCCTCGCGAGCAAGCAGCCCGTCATCTCCATGTGGGGCTTCACCGGCTCCGACAAGGCGATGACCGTCGCCAAGCTCAAGGAGCTGGTGAAGAAGGGCGAGTTGCACTACATCCAGCTCGGCGGCGGCATGGGCGGCGGAGGCGGTATGGGTGGCGGCAACAGCGTCAGCTCCGAGGTCACGACGTGGGTGCAGAAGCACGGCACGGCGGTGAAGGAGAGCGCGTACGGCGCCAGTACGGCGTCGGGCTCGGGCTCGGGCTCCGCATCGACCTCCACATCGACGTCGGACTCCCAGAGCAGCCAGTCGTCGAACACGTCGACGATCTACCGTCTGGATGCCTCGGACGTGAGTTAG
- a CDS encoding serine hydrolase → MTHRISRGTRVLAASLGAGVIAPLALAAAPAAAAPTPQVSCTSAQAGLATKLQRDITAALANRTGTVAVGLYDRTTKTTCTLRATSAFDSASVVKVTVLATLLWDAKKHNRYLTDRETTLAKAMITQSDNNATTSLWNQLGMTKIKGFLTAAGMTTTVPGTGGYWGLTQINVTDEQKLLKLITAHNTVLSDNSRAYILKLMNQVTSSQRWGTPAGAPSTVTVHVKNGWLQRSTHGWRVHSLGTFNGGGHDYMISVLTHGNSTMSYGVTTIQNVAKAIHKDLVPTTATNSATIQRYVPTDTPKEAFPAVPSAG, encoded by the coding sequence ATGACTCACCGGATATCCCGGGGTACCCGTGTGCTCGCCGCGAGCCTGGGAGCCGGCGTGATCGCGCCGCTCGCGCTGGCCGCCGCACCGGCCGCCGCCGCACCGACGCCGCAGGTCAGCTGCACCTCCGCACAGGCGGGCCTGGCCACCAAGCTGCAGCGGGACATCACCGCGGCGCTGGCGAACCGCACGGGCACCGTCGCCGTCGGCCTCTACGACCGCACCACCAAGACGACGTGCACGCTGCGCGCGACCTCGGCCTTCGACTCCGCGAGCGTCGTCAAGGTCACCGTCCTCGCCACGCTGCTGTGGGACGCCAAGAAGCACAACCGCTACCTGACCGACCGCGAGACCACACTCGCCAAGGCCATGATCACCCAGTCGGACAACAACGCGACCACGAGCCTGTGGAACCAGCTCGGCATGACGAAGATCAAGGGCTTCCTCACCGCCGCCGGCATGACCACGACCGTGCCGGGCACGGGCGGCTACTGGGGCCTGACCCAGATCAACGTCACCGACGAGCAGAAGCTGCTCAAGCTGATCACCGCCCACAACACGGTGCTGAGCGACAACTCCCGCGCGTACATCCTCAAGCTGATGAACCAGGTCACCTCCTCGCAGCGCTGGGGTACACCGGCCGGGGCGCCCTCGACCGTGACCGTGCACGTCAAGAACGGCTGGCTGCAGCGCTCCACGCACGGCTGGCGGGTACACAGCCTCGGCACCTTCAACGGCGGCGGCCACGACTACATGATCAGCGTGCTCACCCACGGCAACAGCACCATGAGCTACGGCGTCACCACCATCCAGAACGTGGCCAAGGCCATCCACAAGGACCTGGTGCCGACGACGGCCACGAACAGCGCGACCATCCAGCGGTACGTGCCGACCGACACGCCGAAGGAGGCGTTCCCGGCGGTCCCGTCCGCCGGCTGA
- a CDS encoding ABC transporter ATP-binding protein — protein MAAQQGDRPGWARRLAGYAWRYPKDVVLALASSLAGMAVMALVPLITKVIIDDVVGDHTRSMAPWAGALIGAAVIVYVLTYIRRYYGGRLALDVQHDLRTEMYATITRLDGRRQDELSTGQVIGRATSDLQLIQGLLFMLPMTIGNLLLFLISLGIMASLSLPLTLVALAVAPALWFVAKRSRSKLHPATWYAQAQAAAVAGVVDGAVSGVRVVKGFGQEDQETGKLREVGRRLFAGRLRTIRLNAKYTPALQAVPALGQVAMLALGGWLAVRGEITLGTFVAFSSYLAQLVGPVRMLAVVLTVGQQARAGAERVLELIDTEPSIKDGTKELPADAPATVEFDDVSFGYEDVSGKLSPVLDGLSFEIRPGETLAVVGSSGSGKSTVSLLLPRFYDVTHGAVLIGGHDVRELTQESLRAAIGLVPEDSFLFSDTVRSNIAYGRPDATQEEIETAARAAQADRFIAELPEGYDTKVGEHGLTLSGGQRQRVALARAILTDPRLLVLDDATSAVDARVEHEIHEALSHVMEGRTTLLIAHRRSTLNLADRIAVLDGGRLADIGTHDELQQRSPLYRRLLTDPDELGGVSPGHERPAALQEDTSVRDELDAEFDAERGVTPHLWSGDREPKDTAFAGMPATPELLAQVEELPPATDTPGIDEARAVAAEESYGLRRLLRGFGLPLLVSLGLVAVDAGMGLLLPVLIRHGIDKGVSQLALGAVWAAAALGLVTVLVQWVAQIGETRMTGRTGERVLYSLRLKIFAQLQRLGLDYYERELTGRIMTRMTTDVDALSTFLQTGLVTAFVSVVTFFGIMGALLVIDLQLALVVFATLPPLVIGTFFFRRASVKAYELARERVSVVNADLQESVSGLRILQAFRREGSSGQRFVDGSASYRAARIRGQWLISIYFPFVQLLSSVAAATVLIVGAHRVDAGTLTTGALVAYLLYIDLFFAPVQQLSQVFDGYQQATVSLGRIQELLQEPTSTKAADEPLEVLSLRGEIAFESVDFAYGDDEEALSGVELTIPAGQTVAFVGETGAGKSTLVKLVARFYDPTGGRVTVDGTDLRALDITSYRHRLGVVPQEAYLFQGTVRDAIAYGRPDATDAEVEAAARAVGAHDMIATLDGGYLHEVAERGRNLSAGQRQLIALARAELVDPDILLLDEATAALDLATEALVNQATDRIAGRRTTLVVAHRLTTAARADRVVVMAHGRVAEDGTHDELLQLDGEYAELWRTFVGAPESEEPVSSSA, from the coding sequence GTGGCAGCGCAACAGGGGGACAGGCCGGGCTGGGCGCGTCGGCTCGCCGGGTACGCGTGGCGCTACCCCAAGGACGTCGTCCTGGCTCTCGCCTCGTCCCTGGCCGGAATGGCCGTCATGGCACTGGTCCCGCTGATCACCAAGGTGATCATCGACGACGTCGTCGGCGACCACACCCGCAGCATGGCCCCCTGGGCGGGCGCCCTGATAGGCGCCGCCGTCATCGTCTACGTCCTCACCTACATCCGCCGCTACTACGGCGGCCGCCTCGCCCTCGACGTCCAGCACGACCTGCGGACCGAGATGTACGCGACGATCACGCGCCTCGACGGGCGGCGGCAGGACGAGCTGTCCACCGGCCAGGTCATCGGCCGCGCGACCAGTGACCTCCAGCTGATCCAGGGCCTGCTCTTCATGCTGCCGATGACCATCGGCAACCTGCTGCTGTTCCTGATCTCGCTCGGCATCATGGCCTCGCTGTCGCTCCCGCTCACCCTCGTCGCGCTCGCCGTCGCCCCCGCCCTCTGGTTCGTCGCCAAGCGCAGCCGCTCCAAGCTGCACCCCGCCACCTGGTACGCGCAGGCGCAGGCCGCCGCCGTCGCCGGTGTGGTCGACGGCGCCGTCAGCGGCGTACGCGTGGTGAAGGGCTTCGGGCAGGAGGACCAGGAGACCGGGAAGCTCCGGGAGGTCGGGCGCAGGCTCTTCGCGGGGCGGCTGCGCACCATCCGGCTGAACGCCAAGTACACCCCCGCCCTCCAGGCCGTCCCCGCGCTCGGCCAGGTCGCGATGCTCGCGCTCGGCGGCTGGCTGGCCGTCCGCGGAGAGATCACGCTCGGCACGTTCGTCGCCTTCTCCTCCTACCTCGCCCAGCTCGTCGGACCCGTGCGGATGCTCGCCGTGGTCCTCACCGTCGGCCAGCAGGCCCGCGCCGGCGCCGAGCGCGTGCTCGAACTGATCGACACCGAGCCGTCGATCAAGGACGGCACGAAGGAACTCCCCGCCGACGCGCCCGCCACGGTCGAGTTCGACGACGTGTCCTTCGGCTACGAGGACGTCTCCGGAAAGCTCAGCCCGGTCCTCGACGGCCTGAGCTTCGAGATCCGCCCCGGCGAGACCCTCGCCGTCGTCGGCTCCTCCGGCTCCGGCAAGTCGACCGTCTCGCTTCTGCTGCCCCGCTTCTACGACGTCACGCACGGCGCCGTCCTCATCGGCGGCCACGACGTGCGCGAGCTGACGCAGGAGTCGCTGCGCGCCGCGATCGGGCTGGTGCCGGAGGACTCCTTCCTCTTCTCGGACACCGTGCGCAGCAACATCGCGTACGGCCGCCCGGACGCCACCCAGGAGGAGATCGAGACCGCCGCCCGCGCCGCCCAGGCGGACCGTTTCATCGCCGAGCTGCCCGAGGGCTACGACACCAAGGTCGGCGAGCACGGGCTCACCCTCTCCGGCGGCCAGCGCCAGCGCGTCGCGCTCGCCCGCGCCATCCTCACCGACCCGCGCCTGCTCGTTCTCGACGACGCCACCTCCGCCGTGGACGCCCGTGTCGAGCACGAGATCCACGAGGCGCTCTCGCACGTCATGGAGGGCCGCACGACCCTCCTCATAGCCCACCGCCGCTCCACCCTGAACCTCGCCGACCGCATCGCCGTCCTCGACGGCGGCCGCCTCGCCGACATCGGCACCCACGACGAACTCCAGCAGCGCTCCCCCCTCTACCGGCGGCTGCTGACCGACCCCGACGAGCTGGGCGGCGTCTCACCCGGTCACGAACGGCCCGCCGCGCTGCAGGAGGACACCTCCGTACGGGACGAGCTGGACGCCGAGTTCGACGCCGAGCGCGGCGTCACGCCCCACCTCTGGTCCGGCGACCGCGAGCCGAAGGACACCGCCTTCGCCGGGATGCCCGCCACCCCCGAACTCCTCGCCCAGGTAGAGGAGTTGCCCCCGGCCACCGACACCCCGGGCATCGACGAGGCGCGCGCGGTCGCGGCCGAGGAGTCGTACGGCCTGCGCCGTCTGCTGCGCGGCTTCGGGCTCCCGCTCCTGGTGAGCCTCGGCCTCGTCGCCGTGGACGCGGGCATGGGCCTGCTGCTGCCGGTCCTGATCCGGCACGGCATCGACAAGGGCGTCTCGCAGCTCGCCCTCGGCGCCGTGTGGGCCGCGGCCGCGCTCGGGCTGGTCACCGTGCTCGTCCAGTGGGTGGCACAGATCGGCGAGACGCGGATGACCGGCCGTACCGGCGAACGCGTCCTGTACTCACTCCGCCTGAAGATCTTCGCGCAGCTCCAGCGCCTCGGACTCGACTACTACGAGCGGGAGTTGACCGGGCGCATCATGACCCGGATGACCACGGACGTGGACGCGCTGTCGACGTTCCTGCAGACCGGGCTCGTCACCGCCTTCGTCTCCGTCGTCACCTTCTTCGGCATCATGGGCGCCCTGCTGGTGATCGACCTGCAACTGGCGCTGGTCGTCTTCGCGACGCTGCCGCCGCTGGTCATCGGCACGTTCTTCTTCCGCCGGGCGAGCGTGAAGGCGTACGAACTCGCCCGCGAGCGCGTGTCGGTGGTCAACGCCGACCTCCAGGAGTCGGTGTCCGGGCTGCGTATCCTCCAGGCGTTCCGGCGCGAGGGCTCCAGCGGGCAGCGGTTCGTCGACGGCAGCGCGAGCTACCGTGCGGCGCGCATCCGCGGGCAGTGGCTCATCTCGATCTACTTCCCGTTCGTGCAGCTGCTGTCGTCGGTGGCCGCGGCCACCGTACTGATCGTGGGCGCCCACCGCGTCGACGCGGGCACGCTGACGACGGGCGCGCTCGTCGCCTACCTCCTCTACATCGACCTGTTCTTCGCCCCCGTACAGCAGCTCTCCCAGGTCTTCGACGGCTACCAGCAGGCGACCGTGTCCCTGGGCAGGATCCAGGAGCTGCTCCAGGAGCCGACGTCGACGAAGGCGGCCGACGAGCCCCTTGAGGTGCTGTCGCTCCGCGGCGAAATCGCCTTCGAGAGCGTCGACTTCGCCTACGGGGACGACGAAGAGGCCCTCAGCGGCGTCGAGTTGACCATTCCCGCCGGGCAGACCGTCGCCTTCGTCGGCGAGACCGGCGCGGGCAAGTCGACGCTGGTGAAGCTGGTCGCCCGGTTCTACGACCCGACGGGTGGCCGGGTGACGGTCGACGGCACGGATCTGCGCGCCCTCGACATCACCTCCTACCGCCACCGGCTCGGCGTCGTCCCGCAGGAGGCGTACCTCTTCCAGGGGACCGTCCGGGACGCCATCGCCTACGGCCGCCCCGACGCCACCGACGCCGAGGTGGAGGCGGCGGCCCGCGCGGTCGGCGCGCACGACATGATCGCCACGCTCGACGGCGGCTACCTCCACGAGGTCGCCGAGCGCGGCCGCAACCTCTCCGCCGGACAGCGCCAGTTGATCGCCCTGGCCCGCGCCGAACTCGTCGACCCCGACATCCTCCTGCTCGACGAGGCCACCGCCGCCCTCGACCTCGCGACCGAGGCCCTGGTCAACCAGGCCACCGACCGGATCGCCGGCCGCCGTACGACGCTGGTGGTCGCCCACCGTCTGACGACCGCCGCCCGCGCGGACCGCGTCGTGGTCATGGCCCACGGCCGGGTCGCGGAGGACGGTACCCACGACGAACTGCTCCAACTGGACGGAGAGTACGCCGAGTTGTGGCGGACGTTCGTCGGGGCACCCGAATCGGAGGAGCCGGTCAGCTCTTCTGCTTGA